One Massilia sp. 9096 genomic window carries:
- a CDS encoding transglycosylase SLT domain-containing protein gives MASQPVTWSSVIKTARGVMTTAQHTLTVFGLSAVAMIALLYHRPDLAKRVSDILSPQHPAPAVVAARPSQNLLKVSAEPVEIANADDKAARPSRQQKYVTDWLSRRYRVAGDAANMLVSTAYSTAHEIKLDPLLILAVMGIESGLNPFAESPMGAQGLMQVMSKVHSDKFEGVGGAQAALNPVANIRVGALILKDYVTRTGSVEAGLKSYVGAGAATDDSGYGSKVLTEYHRLKQVASGKNVPTYFPPAPAPAATPAPATALAQKTPAAKHDAESAETARGASQGGETVAGL, from the coding sequence ATGGCCAGCCAGCCAGTCACGTGGTCTTCCGTGATCAAAACGGCACGCGGTGTGATGACCACCGCACAACATACGCTGACCGTATTCGGTCTTTCTGCAGTAGCAATGATTGCCCTGCTGTACCACCGCCCCGATCTGGCAAAACGGGTGTCGGACATTTTGAGCCCGCAGCACCCTGCCCCGGCCGTCGTCGCCGCGCGCCCGTCGCAAAACCTCCTGAAGGTCAGCGCCGAGCCCGTCGAGATCGCCAATGCCGACGACAAGGCGGCCCGTCCGAGCCGCCAGCAGAAGTACGTCACCGACTGGCTGTCGCGCCGCTACCGCGTGGCCGGCGACGCCGCCAACATGCTGGTCTCGACCGCCTACAGCACGGCGCACGAGATCAAGCTGGACCCGCTGCTGATCCTGGCCGTGATGGGCATCGAATCGGGCCTGAATCCGTTCGCGGAAAGCCCGATGGGCGCACAAGGCCTGATGCAGGTCATGTCGAAGGTCCACAGCGACAAATTCGAAGGCGTGGGCGGCGCCCAGGCCGCGCTGAACCCGGTCGCCAACATCCGTGTCGGCGCCCTGATCCTGAAGGATTACGTGACCCGCACCGGCTCGGTCGAAGCCGGCCTGAAGAGCTACGTGGGCGCCGGCGCCGCCACCGACGACAGCGGCTACGGCTCGAAGGTGCTGACCGAGTACCATCGCCTGAAGCAGGTCGCCAGCGGCAAGAACGTGCCGACCTACTTCCCACCGGCCCCGGCACCGGCCGCTACGCCGGCGCCGGCAACCGCACTGGCCCAGAAAACGCCGGCCGCCAAGCACGACGCCGAATCGGCCGAGACCGCACGCGGGGCCAGCCAGGGCGGCGAGACGGTCGCCGGCCTCTAA
- the ribH gene encoding 6,7-dimethyl-8-ribityllumazine synthase, giving the protein MTVGTFESNMAGEGLRIGIVQARFNADVGHGLLSACLAELKSLGVADEDILHVTVPGALEIPLALQKMAETQQFDALIALGAVIRGETYHFELVSNESGAGITRVGLDFGMPIANAVLTTENDEQAAVRMTEKGADAARVAVEMANLLFGLDELQAEEE; this is encoded by the coding sequence ATGACGGTAGGAACTTTTGAAAGCAATATGGCGGGCGAAGGCCTGCGCATCGGGATCGTGCAGGCGCGTTTCAACGCCGATGTCGGCCACGGCCTGCTGTCGGCATGCCTGGCGGAACTGAAGAGCCTGGGCGTGGCGGACGAGGACATCCTGCACGTGACCGTGCCGGGCGCGCTCGAGATCCCGCTGGCGCTGCAGAAGATGGCCGAGACCCAGCAGTTCGACGCCCTGATCGCGCTGGGCGCGGTGATCCGCGGCGAAACCTATCACTTCGAGCTGGTCTCGAACGAGTCGGGCGCCGGCATCACCCGCGTCGGCCTGGATTTCGGCATGCCGATCGCCAATGCCGTGCTGACCACCGAGAACGACGAGCAGGCTGCAGTGCGCATGACCGAGAAGGGCGCCGACGCTGCCCGCGTCGCGGTCGAGATGGCCAACCTGCTGTTCGGCCTGGACGAACTGCAGGCGGAAGAAGAGTAA
- a CDS encoding YbaB/EbfC family nucleoid-associated protein translates to MMKNQLAGMMKQVQSMQENMKKAQDQLALIEVEGQSGAGLVKVVMTCKNDVKRVSIDPSLLGDDRDMLEDLVAAAFNDAIRKAETTTQEKMSGLTAGLPIPPGFKMPF, encoded by the coding sequence ATGATGAAGAACCAGCTCGCAGGCATGATGAAGCAGGTCCAGTCCATGCAGGAGAACATGAAGAAGGCCCAGGACCAGCTGGCCCTGATCGAGGTCGAAGGCCAGTCCGGCGCCGGCCTGGTGAAGGTCGTCATGACCTGCAAGAACGACGTCAAGCGCGTCAGCATCGACCCGTCGCTGCTGGGCGACGACCGCGACATGCTCGAAGACCTGGTCGCGGCCGCGTTCAACGACGCCATCCGCAAGGCCGAAACCACGACCCAGGAAAAGATGTCGGGCCTGACCGCCGGCCTGCCGATTCCGCCGGGCTTCAAGATGCCGTTCTAA
- a CDS encoding MFS transporter yields the protein MKSSTALLALATGAFAIGTTEFTPMGLLPVIAHGVDVDIPKAGMLVSAYAIGVMVGAPIMTLLFSRFGKRAALMSLMLIFTAGNLMSAFAPGYTTLLLSRLITSLNHGAFFGIGAVVAASLVPKEKQASAIAAMFMGLTVANVGGVPAATWIGQQVGWRMTFAGTAVLGLVTIGALWLALPKGEPGARPDVRRELGVLTSREVLMAMGTTVLGSGAMFALYTYVAPMLAEITHASPGFVALALVLIGVGFTLGNSLGGRLADWSLDGATKLILAALAVIMVLLPLLLKTHVGAAIGLLVWGAAAFGIVPPVQMRVMQAAAGAPGLASAVNIGAFNLGNALGAALGGVVIARGLGYAAVPFVGAALAAGGLALVWIGHAARAREAGRPSATSL from the coding sequence ATGAAATCTTCCACAGCATTATTGGCGCTCGCCACCGGCGCCTTTGCCATTGGCACCACCGAATTCACGCCGATGGGCTTGTTGCCCGTGATCGCCCACGGTGTCGACGTCGACATTCCCAAGGCCGGCATGCTGGTGTCGGCGTACGCGATCGGCGTGATGGTCGGCGCCCCGATCATGACGCTGCTGTTCAGCCGCTTCGGCAAGCGCGCCGCGCTGATGTCGCTGATGCTGATCTTCACTGCCGGCAACCTGATGTCGGCGTTCGCGCCGGGTTACACGACGCTGCTGCTGTCGCGCCTGATCACCAGCCTGAACCATGGCGCCTTCTTCGGCATCGGCGCCGTGGTGGCGGCCAGCCTGGTCCCGAAAGAAAAGCAGGCCAGCGCGATCGCTGCCATGTTCATGGGCCTGACCGTCGCCAACGTCGGCGGCGTGCCGGCCGCGACCTGGATCGGCCAGCAGGTCGGCTGGCGCATGACGTTTGCCGGCACCGCCGTGCTCGGCCTGGTGACCATCGGCGCGCTGTGGCTGGCGCTGCCCAAGGGCGAACCGGGTGCGCGTCCCGACGTGCGCCGCGAACTGGGGGTATTGACCAGCCGCGAGGTGCTGATGGCGATGGGCACCACCGTGCTCGGCTCGGGCGCGATGTTCGCGTTGTACACCTACGTCGCGCCGATGCTCGCCGAGATCACGCACGCCAGCCCGGGCTTCGTCGCGCTTGCCCTGGTGCTGATCGGGGTCGGCTTTACGCTCGGTAACAGCCTGGGCGGACGCCTGGCCGACTGGTCGCTGGACGGCGCCACCAAGCTCATCCTGGCCGCGCTCGCGGTCATCATGGTCTTGCTGCCGCTGCTATTGAAAACCCACGTCGGCGCGGCCATCGGCCTGCTGGTGTGGGGCGCGGCGGCCTTCGGCATCGTGCCGCCGGTGCAGATGCGTGTGATGCAGGCGGCGGCCGGAGCGCCGGGCCTGGCGTCGGCGGTCAACATCGGCGCCTTCAACCTGGGCAACGCGCTCGGCGCCGCGCTCGGTGGCGTCGTGATCGCCCGCGGCCTCGGTTACGCGGCGGTGCCCTTCGTCGGCGCGGCGCTGGCGGCCGGCGGCCTGGCGCTGGTGTGGATCGGCCATGCGGCCCGCGCACGCGAGGCCGGCCGGCCTTCGGCCACCTCGCTGTAA
- a CDS encoding pitrilysin family protein: protein MMIRFVRSTAVLVAALAGLIVPTLGHGAPLKLDDPLPVGPQVKVGKLANGLTYYVERNRKPEHKLELRLVVKAGSILEDEDQQGLAHFTEHMAFNGSTHFKKHELVSYLQSIGVKFGADLNAYTSFDETVYVLPVPSDRPADLDKAFLVLEDWAHGLTLDAADIDKERDIVLEEARLGKGAGNRMQKVLMPKIYNGSRYAERLPIGQEDIIHDFQPDALRRFYRDWYRPDLMAVVAVGDIDPAQAEQLIKRHFGGLKNPEHERPRTYAGIPARNGTEAVVVTDKEAGPASVLIRYPVLPWQERQTLGGYREQLVEILVTGMLNARLQELSQLPAPPFMAASSALSPLTPRYRSYNAMAALGDKGAGPAIDALVQENERARKFGFSAAELERAKKNVLRAYERGYAEREKTDSADHAAEYMRNFLEGESIPGIDNEYRYANEMIPSITLDEINAWAHRTIPADSGKLVVYTGPAKADAPAPSGEQLLAAVAGAEKADVTARDEKAVAGTLMERAPAPGKIVAESQDARLGITRLSLSNGVKVILKPTAFRNDQILMSAARHGGQNLFDERDMVSARYADSIVAAMGLKNFSPLEMSKVLAGKAASVSAGLGANTDVVAGSAGASDLETMLQMVWLKFDGVRRDENLYKSFIGKQMELARNRLSQPGAVFGDTVLATLYANNPRAPHATRPEDIRKIDLDRAIAIYRQRFSSARDLTFIFVGSFDANAIKPLLATYLGSLPTPDIPTGFRDLGIRPVRGVVKREVKIGLEDRSTVSLVFTGPTEVGEPEELRLAALTEIMNIRIIDVLREKLGLIYGGGMESSMTRIPYSNYIANMTLPTGPANVDKVIAATFGEIERMRTEGPDPLDLDKVKRNWRQNFRKSLQENGYWLAALQTSLLEGTDPATILSIEQQIDALSVDDVRRAAQHYLDPANYVQVVLAPEAGKDKTPAAPLDAMAGPKTAARP from the coding sequence ATGATGATCCGCTTCGTCCGCAGCACCGCCGTCCTCGTCGCAGCTCTTGCCGGACTCATCGTCCCTACGCTCGGCCACGGCGCGCCCCTGAAGCTGGACGATCCGCTGCCGGTCGGACCGCAAGTCAAGGTCGGCAAGCTGGCCAATGGCCTGACCTATTACGTCGAGCGCAACCGCAAGCCCGAGCACAAGCTGGAACTGCGCCTGGTTGTGAAAGCCGGCTCGATCCTGGAGGACGAAGACCAGCAGGGCCTGGCGCACTTTACGGAGCACATGGCTTTCAATGGGTCGACGCACTTCAAGAAGCACGAGCTGGTGTCGTACCTGCAGTCGATCGGCGTCAAGTTCGGCGCCGACCTGAACGCCTACACCTCGTTCGACGAGACCGTCTACGTGCTGCCGGTGCCGTCCGACCGCCCGGCCGACCTCGACAAGGCCTTCCTCGTGCTGGAAGACTGGGCGCACGGCCTGACGCTGGACGCGGCCGACATCGACAAGGAGCGCGACATCGTGCTCGAGGAAGCGCGCCTGGGCAAAGGGGCCGGCAACCGCATGCAAAAGGTCTTGATGCCGAAGATCTACAACGGCTCGCGCTATGCCGAGCGCCTGCCGATCGGCCAGGAAGACATCATCCACGACTTCCAGCCGGACGCGCTGCGCCGCTTCTACCGCGACTGGTACCGGCCCGACCTGATGGCGGTGGTGGCGGTCGGCGACATCGACCCGGCCCAGGCCGAACAACTCATCAAGCGCCACTTCGGCGGCTTGAAGAATCCGGAGCACGAACGTCCGCGCACCTACGCCGGGATCCCGGCGCGCAACGGCACCGAGGCGGTGGTCGTCACCGACAAGGAAGCCGGCCCGGCCTCGGTGCTGATCCGCTATCCGGTGCTGCCGTGGCAGGAACGCCAGACCCTCGGCGGCTACCGCGAGCAGCTGGTCGAGATCCTCGTCACCGGCATGCTCAACGCGCGCCTGCAGGAACTGTCGCAGCTGCCCGCCCCGCCCTTCATGGCCGCCAGCAGCGCACTGTCTCCGCTGACGCCGCGCTACCGCTCGTACAACGCCATGGCCGCGCTGGGCGACAAGGGCGCCGGTCCGGCGATCGACGCGCTGGTGCAGGAAAACGAGCGCGCCCGCAAGTTCGGTTTTTCCGCCGCCGAGCTCGAGCGCGCCAAGAAGAACGTGCTGCGTGCCTACGAACGCGGCTACGCCGAGCGCGAAAAAACCGACTCGGCCGACCACGCCGCCGAGTATATGCGCAACTTTTTGGAGGGCGAGTCGATCCCGGGCATCGACAACGAATACCGCTACGCCAACGAGATGATCCCGAGCATCACGCTGGACGAGATCAACGCGTGGGCGCACCGCACGATTCCCGCGGACTCGGGCAAGCTGGTGGTCTACACCGGCCCGGCCAAGGCCGACGCCCCGGCCCCGAGCGGCGAACAGCTGCTGGCGGCGGTGGCCGGCGCGGAAAAGGCCGACGTCACGGCGCGCGACGAAAAAGCCGTCGCCGGCACGCTGATGGAACGCGCGCCCGCGCCCGGCAAGATCGTCGCCGAGAGCCAGGACGCGCGCCTCGGCATCACGCGCTTGAGCCTGTCCAACGGCGTCAAGGTGATCCTGAAACCGACCGCCTTCCGCAACGACCAGATTCTGATGAGCGCCGCGCGCCACGGCGGCCAAAACCTGTTCGACGAGCGCGACATGGTCAGCGCGCGCTACGCCGACAGCATTGTCGCGGCGATGGGCCTGAAGAATTTTTCGCCGCTCGAGATGAGCAAGGTCCTGGCCGGCAAGGCGGCGTCGGTCAGCGCCGGCCTGGGCGCCAACACCGACGTCGTGGCCGGCAGCGCCGGCGCTTCCGACCTCGAGACCATGCTGCAGATGGTGTGGCTGAAGTTCGACGGCGTGCGGCGCGACGAGAATCTGTATAAATCGTTTATCGGAAAGCAGATGGAGCTGGCGCGCAACCGCCTGTCGCAGCCGGGCGCGGTGTTCGGCGACACGGTGCTGGCCACGCTGTACGCCAACAATCCACGCGCGCCGCACGCGACGCGGCCGGAAGACATCCGCAAGATCGACCTCGACCGCGCGATCGCGATCTACCGCCAGCGCTTCTCGTCTGCCCGCGACCTCACCTTCATCTTCGTGGGCAGCTTCGACGCGAACGCGATCAAGCCGCTGCTGGCGACCTACCTGGGCAGCCTGCCGACGCCGGACATCCCGACCGGCTTTCGCGACCTCGGCATCCGCCCGGTGCGCGGCGTGGTCAAGCGCGAGGTCAAGATCGGCCTGGAGGACCGCAGCACGGTGTCGCTGGTGTTCACCGGCCCGACCGAGGTCGGCGAGCCCGAGGAGCTGCGCCTGGCGGCGCTGACCGAGATCATGAACATCCGCATCATCGACGTGCTGCGCGAAAAGCTCGGCCTGATCTATGGCGGCGGCATGGAAAGCTCGATGACGCGCATCCCCTACAGCAACTACATCGCCAACATGACACTGCCGACCGGCCCGGCCAACGTCGACAAGGTGATCGCCGCCACCTTCGGCGAAATCGAACGCATGCGCACCGAAGGCCCGGACCCGCTCGACCTGGACAAGGTCAAGCGCAACTGGCGCCAGAACTTCCGCAAGTCGCTGCAGGAAAACGGCTACTGGCTGGCCGCGCTGCAGACCTCGCTGCTTGAGGGCACCGATCCGGCCACGATCCTGAGCATCGAGCAGCAGATCGACGCCTTGAGCGTGGACGACGTCAGACGCGCAGCCCAGCACTACCTCGATCCGGCCAACTACGTGCAGGTGGTGCTGGCGCCGGAAGCCGGCAAGGACAAGACGCCGGCGGCCCCGCTCGACGCCATGGCCGGGCCGAAGACGGCGGCGCGGCCTTGA
- the nusB gene encoding transcription antitermination factor NusB — MIEKTTHANPNKNRTPRHRAREFALQGLYQWLLNNEPASTVVNHIRSAHGFDKADGEYFGELLHGAIAQSVELRETLAPTVDRPIAELSPIEHAALLLGAWELKNKIEIPYRVVINEAVELTKSFGGTDGHKYVNGVLDRLAGKLRPDEVAADAKR, encoded by the coding sequence ATGATTGAAAAAACCACGCACGCCAACCCGAACAAGAACCGCACGCCGCGTCACCGCGCGCGCGAGTTCGCGCTCCAGGGTCTGTATCAATGGCTGCTGAACAATGAGCCGGCATCGACCGTCGTCAACCACATCCGCAGCGCGCACGGTTTCGACAAGGCCGACGGCGAGTACTTCGGCGAGCTGCTGCACGGCGCGATCGCCCAGTCGGTCGAGCTGCGCGAAACGCTGGCTCCGACCGTCGACCGCCCGATCGCCGAGCTGTCGCCGATCGAGCACGCGGCGCTGCTGCTGGGCGCCTGGGAGCTGAAGAACAAGATCGAGATCCCGTACCGCGTCGTGATCAACGAAGCGGTCGAGCTGACCAAGTCCTTCGGCGGTACCGATGGCCACAAGTACGTCAACGGCGTGCTCGACCGCCTGGCCGGCAAGCTGCGTCCGGACGAGGTGGCGGCGGACGCGAAGCGCTGA
- a CDS encoding S9 family peptidase codes for MTQLNAIVRGGALAALLAASGLCSADAGGIHNYRGLAMNAAGDRIASMESSEGDRAGGRIVVRASSDGKIVSSYERTAACANCRLDGLAWSPDGKAMAMIGTDAKAGTATVYVLRDGKFSTVTTVKGIANTVRWSPDGRQLALLATVGAKKLTGAVEAGERQIGEIGLSQNEDEQRIAVVAASGGEARLVSPGDTFVYEYDWTPDGRGFVVTSAKGNGDNNWWVATLGHVDAASGALRVIAAPKMQMNMPHVSPDGSTVAFIGGLMSDFGSIGGDVYTVPLAGGQPVDATPDYRATVTGISWRGKTILASVLAGSDAAIAQIDPTARTNRTLWHGPVSASASRDGHFAFSADGQRAASVLEDYEHAPYIVAGNLPELKAITTDNAGFAANVSSKNITWTNDGYHVQGWLIGPRKVDAGKTYPMIVMVHGGPSAAVTPRYVSSGEGGGLARDLVEQGYFVFMPNPRGSYGQGEAFTSANRKDFGRGDWSDILAGVDAVIKAAPVDGNRLGLMGHSYGGYMTMWGVTHSTRFKAAVAGAGIANWISYYGQNGIDTWMVPFFGATMYDDPAVYRAASPIENIKAAKTPTLVYVGERDVECPPAQSFEFWHGLRAMNVPTTLLVYDGEGHAFRKPENQKDLRARELAWFAKYLK; via the coding sequence ATGACTCAGTTGAATGCAATCGTGCGCGGCGGCGCGCTGGCGGCGCTGCTGGCGGCAAGCGGTCTGTGCTCGGCGGATGCGGGCGGCATCCATAACTACCGCGGCCTGGCGATGAATGCCGCCGGCGACCGCATCGCCAGCATGGAATCAAGCGAGGGCGACCGCGCCGGCGGACGCATCGTGGTGCGCGCGAGCAGCGACGGCAAGATCGTCTCGAGCTACGAGCGCACCGCCGCTTGCGCCAACTGCCGCCTGGACGGCCTGGCCTGGTCGCCGGACGGCAAGGCGATGGCCATGATCGGCACCGACGCCAAGGCCGGCACCGCCACCGTCTACGTGCTGCGCGACGGTAAATTCAGCACCGTCACGACCGTCAAGGGCATCGCCAACACCGTGCGCTGGTCGCCGGATGGGCGCCAGCTGGCCTTGCTGGCCACGGTCGGCGCCAAGAAGCTGACCGGCGCGGTGGAAGCGGGTGAGCGCCAGATCGGTGAGATCGGCCTGTCCCAGAACGAGGACGAGCAGCGCATCGCCGTGGTGGCGGCCAGCGGCGGCGAGGCGCGCCTGGTGTCCCCGGGCGACACCTTCGTCTACGAGTACGACTGGACCCCGGACGGGCGCGGCTTCGTGGTCACCAGCGCCAAGGGTAACGGCGACAACAACTGGTGGGTCGCGACCCTCGGCCACGTCGACGCCGCCAGCGGCGCGCTGCGCGTGATCGCCGCGCCGAAGATGCAGATGAACATGCCGCACGTGTCGCCGGACGGTTCTACCGTCGCCTTCATCGGCGGCCTGATGAGCGACTTCGGCTCGATCGGCGGCGACGTGTACACCGTACCGCTGGCCGGCGGCCAGCCGGTCGACGCCACCCCGGACTACCGCGCCACCGTCACCGGCATCAGCTGGCGCGGTAAGACCATCCTGGCTTCGGTGCTGGCCGGCAGCGACGCCGCCATCGCCCAGATCGATCCGACGGCCAGGACCAACCGCACGCTGTGGCACGGCCCGGTGTCGGCATCGGCCTCGCGCGACGGCCACTTCGCCTTCAGCGCCGACGGCCAACGCGCCGCCTCGGTGCTGGAAGACTATGAGCACGCGCCCTACATCGTCGCCGGCAATTTGCCGGAGCTGAAGGCGATCACCACCGACAACGCCGGCTTCGCGGCCAACGTCAGCTCGAAGAACATCACCTGGACCAACGACGGCTACCACGTGCAGGGCTGGCTGATCGGCCCGCGCAAGGTCGACGCCGGCAAGACCTATCCGATGATCGTGATGGTGCACGGCGGCCCGTCGGCGGCGGTGACCCCGCGTTACGTTTCAAGCGGCGAGGGCGGCGGCCTGGCGCGCGACCTGGTCGAGCAAGGCTATTTCGTGTTCATGCCGAACCCGCGCGGCAGCTATGGCCAGGGCGAAGCGTTCACCAGCGCCAACCGCAAGGACTTCGGCCGCGGCGACTGGAGCGACATCCTGGCCGGCGTCGACGCCGTGATCAAGGCGGCGCCGGTCGACGGCAACCGCCTGGGCCTGATGGGCCACTCCTACGGCGGCTACATGACGATGTGGGGCGTGACCCACAGCACGCGCTTCAAGGCCGCGGTGGCCGGCGCCGGCATCGCCAACTGGATCAGCTACTACGGCCAGAACGGCATCGACACCTGGATGGTGCCGTTCTTCGGCGCCACCATGTACGACGATCCGGCCGTGTACCGCGCCGCCTCGCCGATCGAGAACATCAAAGCCGCGAAGACGCCGACCCTGGTCTACGTCGGCGAGCGCGATGTCGAGTGCCCGCCGGCCCAGTCCTTCGAGTTCTGGCACGGCCTGCGCGCGATGAACGTGCCGACCACGCTGCTGGTGTACGACGGCGAAGGCCACGCCTTCCGCAAGCCGGAAAACCAGAAGGACTTGCGCGCGCGCGAGCTGGCCTGGTTCGCCAAGTACCTGAAGTAA
- the ubiD gene encoding 4-hydroxy-3-polyprenylbenzoate decarboxylase: MNYSDLRDFIAKLQDIGELKRVSFPVSPNLEMTEVCDRTLRAGGPALLFEKPTGHQVPVLGNLFGTPRRVALGMGADDVSELRRIGHVLARLKEPEPPKGFKDIMDMGSLVKAVWDMAPKEVKGPACQEIVWEGKDVDLARLPIQHCWPGDIAPLITWGLVITKGPHKKRQNLGIYRQQVLGPNKVIMRWLAHRGGALDFREHCIANPGQPYPVAVALGADPATMLGAVTPVPDTLSEYQFAGLLRGQRTVLAKAIGSELRVPANAEIVLEGHIYPDQNHPSGFEHALEGPYGDHTGYYNEQDWFPVFTIDRITMRRDPIYHSTYTGKPPDEPAVLGVALNEVFIPLLQKQFSEITDFYLPPEGCSYRMAVVQMKKQYAGHAKRVMFGVWSFLRQFMYTKFIVVVDEDVDVRDWKEVIWAITTRVDPTRDTVMVDNTPIDYLDFASPISGLGSKMGIDATNKWPGETNREWGTPIVMTPEVKARVDGIWQQLGL; this comes from the coding sequence ATGAACTACTCAGATTTACGTGATTTTATTGCCAAGTTGCAAGACATTGGTGAACTAAAGCGGGTTTCCTTTCCGGTTTCGCCCAACCTCGAGATGACGGAAGTGTGCGACCGCACCTTGCGTGCCGGCGGCCCGGCTCTGCTGTTTGAGAAGCCGACCGGTCATCAAGTTCCCGTCCTTGGCAATTTATTTGGCACGCCGCGCCGGGTCGCACTCGGCATGGGCGCCGACGACGTCAGCGAATTGCGCCGCATCGGCCACGTGCTGGCGCGCCTGAAGGAGCCGGAGCCGCCCAAGGGATTCAAGGACATCATGGACATGGGCTCGCTCGTGAAAGCGGTGTGGGACATGGCGCCCAAGGAAGTAAAGGGGCCGGCCTGCCAGGAGATCGTCTGGGAAGGCAAGGACGTCGACCTGGCGCGCCTGCCGATCCAGCACTGCTGGCCGGGCGACATCGCGCCGCTGATCACCTGGGGCCTGGTCATTACCAAGGGGCCGCACAAGAAGCGCCAGAACCTGGGGATCTACCGCCAGCAGGTGCTGGGGCCGAACAAGGTCATCATGCGCTGGCTGGCGCACCGCGGCGGCGCGCTCGACTTCCGCGAGCATTGCATCGCCAACCCGGGCCAGCCCTACCCGGTCGCGGTCGCGCTCGGCGCCGACCCCGCCACCATGCTGGGCGCGGTGACGCCGGTGCCCGACACGCTGTCCGAATACCAGTTCGCCGGCCTGCTGCGCGGCCAGCGCACGGTGCTGGCCAAGGCCATCGGCAGCGAGCTGCGCGTGCCGGCCAACGCCGAGATCGTGCTGGAAGGGCATATCTACCCGGACCAGAACCATCCGTCCGGCTTCGAGCACGCGCTCGAAGGCCCCTACGGCGACCACACCGGCTACTACAACGAGCAGGACTGGTTCCCGGTGTTCACGATCGACCGCATCACCATGCGGCGCGACCCGATCTACCACTCGACCTACACCGGCAAACCGCCCGACGAGCCGGCCGTGCTGGGCGTGGCGCTGAACGAGGTCTTCATCCCGCTGCTGCAAAAGCAGTTCAGCGAGATCACCGACTTCTACCTGCCGCCCGAAGGCTGCAGCTACCGCATGGCCGTGGTGCAGATGAAGAAGCAGTACGCGGGTCACGCCAAGCGGGTGATGTTTGGCGTGTGGAGCTTCCTGCGCCAGTTCATGTACACTAAATTCATCGTCGTGGTGGACGAGGACGTCGACGTGCGCGACTGGAAGGAAGTGATCTGGGCCATCACGACCCGCGTCGATCCGACCCGCGACACGGTCATGGTCGACAACACGCCGATCGACTACCTCGACTTCGCTTCGCCGATCAGCGGCCTGGGCAGCAAGATGGGCATCGACGCGACCAACAAGTGGCCGGGCGAGACCAATCGCGAATGGGGTACGCCGATCGTGATGACGCCGGAAGTGAAGGCGCGCGTGGACGGGATCTGGCAGCAGCTGGGGCTGTAG
- the ribBA gene encoding bifunctional 3,4-dihydroxy-2-butanone-4-phosphate synthase/GTP cyclohydrolase II: MPLSTTQEIVEELRAGRMVILVDEEDRENEGDLVLAADFVTPEAINFMITHARGLVCLTLAEEICDRLELPMMTTRNGTSFGTNFTVSVEAAEGVTTGISAADRAHTIRVAVNRNAKPDDLVQPGHIFPLRAVKGGVLMRAGHTEAGCDLTEMAGLTPASVICEIIKEDGSMARLPDLLEFGKQHNIKIGTIADLIHYRSQHESLVERVAERALSTEHGDFQLVAFRDKPSGCAHLALVHGEPTLDKEALVRVHQPVSILDLLDNRATSHSWTVASAMQAIQAAESGVLVLLNCGETAPELFAQFDDKPVKPAGRAATLDLRTYGIGAQILKQLGVRRMKLLANPRKMPSMTGFDLEVTGYLAKPEDRTAA, translated from the coding sequence ATGCCACTCTCCACCACCCAGGAAATCGTCGAGGAACTGCGCGCCGGGCGCATGGTCATCCTGGTCGACGAGGAAGACCGTGAAAACGAAGGCGATTTGGTCCTCGCCGCCGATTTCGTCACGCCCGAGGCGATCAACTTCATGATCACCCATGCGCGCGGCCTGGTCTGCCTGACCCTGGCGGAAGAGATCTGCGACCGTCTCGAACTGCCGATGATGACGACCCGCAACGGCACCTCCTTCGGCACCAATTTCACGGTGTCGGTCGAGGCGGCCGAAGGCGTCACCACCGGCATCTCGGCGGCCGACCGGGCGCACACGATCCGGGTGGCGGTCAACCGCAACGCCAAGCCGGACGACCTGGTGCAGCCGGGCCACATCTTCCCGCTGCGCGCGGTCAAGGGCGGCGTGCTGATGCGCGCCGGCCACACCGAAGCCGGCTGCGACCTGACCGAGATGGCGGGCCTGACCCCGGCCTCGGTCATCTGCGAGATCATCAAGGAAGACGGCAGCATGGCGCGCCTGCCCGATCTGCTCGAGTTCGGCAAGCAGCACAACATCAAGATCGGCACCATCGCCGACCTGATCCACTACCGCAGCCAGCACGAATCGCTGGTCGAGCGCGTGGCCGAGCGCGCGCTGTCGACCGAACACGGCGACTTCCAACTGGTCGCCTTCCGCGACAAGCCGAGCGGCTGCGCCCACCTGGCGCTGGTGCATGGCGAGCCGACGCTCGACAAGGAAGCGCTGGTGCGCGTGCACCAGCCGGTGTCGATCCTCGACCTGCTGGACAACCGCGCCACCTCGCACTCGTGGACCGTGGCGTCGGCGATGCAGGCGATCCAGGCCGCCGAATCGGGCGTGCTGGTGCTGCTCAACTGCGGTGAGACGGCGCCGGAACTGTTCGCGCAGTTCGACGACAAACCGGTCAAGCCCGCCGGCCGCGCGGCCACGCTCGACCTGCGCACCTACGGCATCGGCGCCCAAATCCTCAAGCAGCTCGGGGTGCGCCGGATGAAGCTGCTGGCCAACCCGCGCAAGATGCCCTCGATGACGGGCTTTGACCTCGAAGTCACCGGTTACCTGGCGAAGCCGGAAGACCGGACGGCCGCATAA